A single genomic interval of Candidatus Anstonellales archaeon harbors:
- a CDS encoding KH domain-containing protein has product MPKANLMAEIVVPGELVSNSPLHINYAYIEGGKTFSSVLALKGPDGKLIPLQGPYNPVEGDFVVGIIVGVRFAGYDIWLNTPYPGFLSVRDCRDKFELGDYLSATIRFVDEVKNISLEEPRLLRGGTVVKFPPVKIPRLIGKKNSMLQLIRSKTGCELVVGRNGNVWIGPGKTVLAIKTLAKIEREAHISGLTDRIDTFLSNNGD; this is encoded by the coding sequence ATGCCAAAAGCAAACTTAATGGCTGAAATAGTAGTCCCCGGCGAGTTAGTATCAAACTCACCTCTTCACATTAACTACGCCTACATAGAAGGAGGCAAAACATTCTCCTCCGTTCTTGCTCTTAAGGGTCCTGATGGAAAACTAATCCCTCTTCAAGGTCCATACAATCCAGTTGAGGGGGACTTTGTAGTTGGAATCATCGTAGGTGTGAGGTTTGCAGGTTACGACATCTGGCTAAATACCCCCTACCCCGGCTTTCTTTCTGTTCGCGATTGTCGTGACAAATTCGAGCTTGGGGATTATCTCTCCGCAACGATTCGGTTTGTCGACGAGGTCAAAAACATCTCTCTAGAAGAACCGCGCCTTCTTCGCGGAGGCACAGTGGTCAAATTCCCGCCTGTAAAAATTCCGCGGCTGATAGGAAAAAAGAACTCTATGCTTCAGTTGATACGCTCAAAGACAGGTTGCGAGCTTGTTGTTGGCAGAAACGGCAACGTCTGGATAGGCCCAGGAAAAACAGTTCTTGCAATTAAAACTCTGGCAAAAATAGAAAGA
- a CDS encoding ribosome assembly factor SBDS, whose protein sequence is MSSLENSIIAHIEIRGKRFEILVDKQNGYDYKIGKKKDLQNVLVAEEVFADFRKGERHRDSELLKAFNTTDVYQIAQIILQKGEIQLTTEQKKKLMEEKRRGIIAIILREAIDPRTKAPHTYSRIEQAMEEAGIRIDPFKPPEAQLEEVIKKLTPIIPLKFERVSIAVKVPADYAHKVYGTLKDYGIKKEEWTKLGELIVVVEIPAGMQGEFYERLNKQTAGAAQTKLLDK, encoded by the coding sequence ATGTCAAGTCTAGAAAACTCAATTATTGCCCACATTGAAATAAGGGGAAAACGCTTCGAGATTCTAGTGGATAAACAGAACGGATACGACTACAAAATTGGAAAGAAAAAAGACCTACAAAACGTACTTGTTGCAGAGGAGGTATTCGCAGATTTTCGTAAAGGAGAGAGACACAGAGACTCAGAGTTACTAAAAGCCTTTAACACAACGGACGTATACCAAATAGCCCAGATAATACTACAAAAAGGAGAGATACAACTTACAACTGAACAGAAGAAAAAGCTCATGGAAGAAAAAAGAAGAGGAATAATTGCGATAATACTACGTGAAGCAATAGACCCACGCACCAAGGCTCCTCACACATATTCAAGGATCGAGCAGGCTATGGAAGAAGCTGGAATTAGAATAGACCCATTCAAACCACCAGAAGCACAGCTTGAGGAAGTGATAAAAAAGCTTACTCCCATAATACCTCTCAAATTTGAGCGCGTAAGTATAGCAGTAAAAGTGCCTGCTGATTACGCACATAAGGTTTATGGAACTCTCAAAGATTATGGTATTAAAAAGGAGGAATGGACAAAATTAGGAGAACTAATAGTAGTCGTTGAAATTCCCGCAGGTATGCAGGGCGAATTCTACGAACGACTCAATAAGCAAACAGCAGGTGCCGCACAAACAAAACTTCTTGATAAATAG
- the psmA gene encoding archaeal proteasome endopeptidase complex subunit alpha codes for MYPVSPQAYDRAITVFSPDGRLFQVEYAKEAVKRGATAVGLVAKDGVVLAASKMAPSRLLVPASMRKIFEIDSHIATTASGLIADARRLVDIARLDAQRHRLAYSEPASVEMITRNICDLMQVYTQYGGIRPFGVALLIAGIQDERPVLYEAEPSGALTGFLADAIGAGKKEAEDFFEKEYKESINIEEGISLAISALKKTTEELSPSRVEVAFATVKKREFSILSEKELEKYLK; via the coding sequence ATGTATCCAGTTTCACCCCAAGCATACGACCGCGCCATAACCGTATTTTCTCCCGACGGTAGGCTCTTTCAGGTTGAATACGCAAAAGAAGCAGTAAAACGGGGAGCTACAGCTGTTGGTTTGGTTGCAAAGGATGGTGTAGTTCTTGCCGCTTCAAAGATGGCGCCTAGCCGATTGCTCGTTCCAGCATCTATGAGAAAGATATTTGAAATAGATTCCCATATAGCAACAACAGCATCTGGACTAATAGCCGATGCACGAAGGCTAGTGGATATAGCAAGATTAGATGCACAACGTCACAGGCTTGCATATTCCGAGCCGGCTTCCGTTGAAATGATAACAAGAAACATTTGCGATCTTATGCAGGTTTATACTCAATACGGTGGAATTCGTCCATTTGGTGTCGCTCTCTTGATAGCAGGAATTCAAGACGAGCGTCCTGTTCTATATGAAGCTGAACCTTCCGGTGCACTTACCGGCTTTCTAGCAGATGCAATCGGAGCAGGAAAAAAAGAAGCAGAAGATTTCTTCGAGAAGGAGTATAAAGAAAGCATAAACATCGAAGAAGGGATATCTCTTGCAATCTCAGCCCTAAAAAAGACGACAGAAGAGTTATCTCCTTCTCGAGTAGAAGTAGCATTTGCAACAGTAAAGAAGAGAGAATTCTCAATCTTATCTGAAAAAGAATTGGAAAAATATCTCAAATAA
- a CDS encoding Rpp14/Pop5 family protein encodes MKPTMRFKQRYLLFRVVGKDAELTNEKEVRNFIFSYLLSFFGQEGFARLAFKLISYNPYKKEGILRCERSNLGRLIGAFAISGRIGEQEARIECLSSSGTLKSLQTK; translated from the coding sequence ATGAAACCTACTATGCGATTTAAGCAAAGGTACCTCCTTTTCAGAGTTGTTGGAAAGGATGCAGAACTAACTAATGAAAAAGAAGTAAGAAACTTCATCTTTTCTTACCTCTTGTCATTTTTTGGACAGGAAGGGTTTGCACGCCTCGCATTTAAGTTAATCTCATATAATCCTTACAAAAAAGAAGGAATCCTTCGCTGTGAAAGAAGTAACCTTGGAAGACTCATAGGTGCCTTTGCTATATCTGGCCGTATAGGCGAGCAAGAAGCAAGGATAGAATGTCTCTCCTCTTCTGGCACTCTCAAATCACTTCAAACCAAATAA
- a CDS encoding RtcB family protein produces MREISEAVWEIEKEEGMNVPGWVFGSHVLVEKMKSGRTLSQLKNVARLPGILKASMVMPDGHEGYGFPIGGVAAFSVEEGIISPGGVGYDINCGVRLIATDLTEKDLEPKKRELVEKLFRNVPSGVGSKGRLKLSESELDEALVWGVEWAIEKGFGTKKDKERCEEFGRIGGADPSVVSKTAKKRGAPQFGTVGAGNHFVEIQKVQEVADERTSKIFGLEKGKIVVMLHCGSRGFGHQVCSDSLHEMIVASSKYGITLPDKELCCAPINSPEAEKYIKGMNCAINYAFNNRHVMMHWIRETFDEVFGKGTSENMPLIYDVCHNIAKFEKHVYNGKSITVCVHRKGATRAYGPDCNDVSPTYRSVGQPVLIPGSMGTASYVLIGTKKAMELTWGSTCHGSGRDMSRSQAIKEFRDKDIAKDLLEKKNILLKAGDRELVAEEAPLAYKNVDEVVLSVQKAGISRIVAKTVPVAVIKG; encoded by the coding sequence ATGAGAGAGATTTCTGAAGCTGTTTGGGAAATCGAAAAGGAAGAGGGTATGAACGTCCCTGGGTGGGTTTTTGGGAGTCACGTATTAGTAGAAAAAATGAAAAGTGGAAGAACTCTTTCTCAACTAAAAAATGTAGCCAGACTTCCAGGGATACTCAAAGCTTCTATGGTAATGCCTGACGGACACGAAGGATACGGGTTCCCTATAGGAGGAGTTGCTGCATTTAGTGTAGAGGAGGGAATAATCTCTCCAGGCGGAGTCGGCTATGATATCAACTGCGGCGTTCGTCTTATAGCAACTGACCTTACTGAAAAAGATCTTGAGCCAAAAAAGCGTGAACTTGTTGAAAAGCTTTTTCGCAATGTTCCAAGTGGTGTAGGCTCAAAAGGAAGACTAAAGCTTTCTGAGTCGGAATTAGACGAAGCACTGGTTTGGGGAGTTGAGTGGGCCATAGAAAAAGGATTTGGGACCAAAAAAGACAAGGAGAGATGCGAAGAATTCGGAAGAATAGGGGGGGCAGATCCCTCTGTGGTCTCTAAAACAGCAAAGAAAAGAGGCGCCCCACAGTTCGGAACAGTTGGAGCAGGAAATCATTTTGTAGAAATACAAAAAGTTCAAGAAGTCGCAGATGAGCGTACCTCAAAGATATTTGGCCTTGAAAAGGGAAAAATAGTTGTTATGCTTCATTGTGGTTCTCGAGGATTCGGTCATCAGGTCTGTAGCGATTCCTTGCACGAAATGATAGTAGCCTCATCAAAATACGGCATAACTCTTCCTGACAAAGAACTTTGTTGTGCGCCTATAAATTCACCTGAAGCAGAAAAATACATAAAAGGAATGAACTGTGCAATAAATTACGCTTTTAACAACCGCCACGTTATGATGCACTGGATTCGCGAAACTTTTGATGAAGTTTTTGGAAAAGGAACTTCTGAAAATATGCCTCTTATTTATGATGTGTGCCACAACATTGCAAAATTTGAAAAGCACGTTTACAACGGAAAAAGCATAACTGTTTGTGTTCATCGAAAAGGTGCAACCCGTGCCTATGGACCAGATTGCAACGACGTCTCCCCCACATATCGTTCAGTTGGTCAGCCGGTCTTAATCCCGGGGTCAATGGGCACAGCTTCATACGTTCTTATAGGTACAAAAAAGGCAATGGAACTTACATGGGGCTCAACTTGTCACGGTTCAGGACGAGATATGTCGAGGAGTCAAGCAATAAAAGAATTCAGAGACAAAGATATTGCCAAGGATCTTCTTGAAAAGAAAAATATCCTACTAAAAGCCGGGGACAGAGAGTTAGTTGCAGAAGAGGCACCACTTGCCTATAAAAACGTTGATGAGGTCGTCTTAAGTGTCCAAAAGGCCGGCATTTCACGAATTGTTGCAAAGACGGTGCCGGTTGCAGTTATTAAAGGATAA
- a CDS encoding threonine--tRNA ligase, which produces MKLLTVHCDFLEFEPISKALATAEEVEKGKRRIEECLVCFIGVERGDEGASGLADSASEEIRSVATQVKSSRIVLYPWVHLTQNPANPNAALKIMKEIESIISKWGTFEVHRAPFGWYKSFEIKCKGHPLSELSRDLKGGEKRVEKKGGEAISASLSLEDKILKRYYILDETGNLTEIEKFDFSTYPTLKKFAEYEMRKVRAYEKEPPHIKMMHEHNIADSEPGSDSGNLRWYPNGRLIKRLLETAISQYCINYGAMEVETPIMYDFEHPTLKKYLNRFPARQYVVQSDDKNYFLRFAACFGQFLIVHDTVISYRILPLKIFELTRYSFRREQTGEVTGLKRLRAFTMPDMHTLCADMESAKKEFTQQFEKAMEWIALLGLDLEVGFRIEKNFWDKNKEWVIELTKKFRKPFFVEMFDERYAYFIAKFEFNFVDSAGKAAALSTVQIDVENADNYDIAYTDSSGRKKRPIILHASISGSLERVVYALLESAAMKIAEGKKAMLPLWLAPTQVRVIPLSEKYIDYALAIADKLSSKNVRVDVDDRQETFGKKIREAEREWIPYIAVVGEKEIKENKIAVTIRKTAEKKMMEVDEVAEEIHNLTKGMPFEKLSLSILLSKRPIIYQMQ; this is translated from the coding sequence ATGAAGTTGCTTACGGTACATTGTGATTTTCTGGAATTTGAGCCAATTTCCAAAGCATTAGCGACTGCTGAGGAGGTAGAGAAAGGCAAAAGAAGGATTGAGGAGTGCTTGGTATGTTTTATTGGAGTAGAAAGAGGAGATGAGGGAGCTTCTGGATTGGCAGATAGTGCATCAGAAGAGATACGAAGCGTAGCAACTCAGGTTAAAAGTAGTCGGATTGTGCTTTATCCGTGGGTGCATCTCACTCAAAATCCTGCTAATCCAAATGCTGCTCTGAAAATTATGAAAGAAATTGAAAGTATCATCAGTAAGTGGGGAACTTTTGAGGTCCATAGAGCTCCATTTGGATGGTACAAATCATTTGAGATAAAATGCAAAGGCCATCCTCTTTCTGAGTTGTCAAGAGATCTAAAGGGTGGCGAAAAGAGAGTAGAAAAAAAAGGTGGGGAAGCGATTTCTGCTTCGCTCTCGCTAGAGGACAAAATTTTAAAGAGATATTATATATTGGATGAAACAGGAAATCTTACGGAGATAGAAAAATTTGATTTTTCAACTTACCCAACACTAAAGAAGTTTGCAGAGTATGAGATGAGGAAAGTACGTGCATATGAAAAAGAGCCACCCCACATTAAGATGATGCATGAACATAATATAGCTGATAGCGAACCTGGCTCGGATTCTGGGAATTTAAGATGGTACCCAAATGGGAGGTTAATAAAAAGGCTTTTAGAAACTGCAATTTCGCAATACTGTATAAATTATGGAGCAATGGAAGTTGAGACTCCAATTATGTATGATTTTGAGCACCCAACACTAAAAAAATACTTAAACCGTTTTCCCGCGCGCCAATATGTTGTCCAATCTGACGATAAAAACTATTTTTTGAGGTTTGCTGCGTGTTTTGGACAGTTTCTTATTGTTCACGACACAGTGATATCTTATAGAATATTGCCGCTAAAAATATTTGAGCTTACACGATATTCTTTTAGAAGAGAGCAAACGGGGGAGGTTACTGGCTTAAAGAGGCTTCGTGCATTTACTATGCCAGATATGCATACTCTGTGCGCTGACATGGAAAGTGCAAAGAAGGAGTTTACACAGCAGTTTGAAAAGGCTATGGAATGGATAGCTCTTCTTGGACTTGACTTGGAAGTGGGATTTAGGATAGAAAAAAATTTTTGGGATAAAAACAAAGAATGGGTTATTGAACTTACAAAAAAATTTAGGAAGCCATTTTTCGTAGAAATGTTTGATGAGAGATATGCTTACTTTATTGCAAAGTTTGAATTTAATTTTGTGGATAGTGCAGGAAAGGCTGCTGCCCTTTCAACGGTTCAGATAGATGTTGAAAATGCCGATAACTATGATATAGCGTATACTGATTCTAGTGGAAGGAAGAAAAGACCAATTATTCTTCATGCTTCTATTTCCGGAAGTCTAGAAAGAGTGGTCTATGCACTTCTTGAATCAGCTGCTATGAAAATTGCGGAAGGTAAGAAAGCTATGTTGCCTCTTTGGCTTGCGCCGACTCAGGTTAGGGTTATACCGCTTTCTGAAAAATACATTGACTACGCACTTGCAATTGCAGATAAATTAAGCTCAAAGAATGTAAGAGTTGATGTAGATGATAGACAAGAAACTTTTGGAAAAAAGATAAGAGAGGCTGAAAGAGAGTGGATTCCCTACATAGCTGTTGTAGGAGAGAAAGAAATCAAAGAAAACAAGATTGCAGTTACAATAAGAAAAACAGCTGAAAAGAAAATGATGGAGGTAGACGAAGTAGCAGAAGAGATACATAATTTAACAAAAGGAATGCCGTTTGAAAAGCTTAGCTTAAGCATTCTACTCTCAAAAAGACCGATTATTTACCAGATGCAATAG
- the tpiA gene encoding triose-phosphate isomerase has protein sequence MKPFIVLNFKAYKESTGKRAVELCKVAKLVSKKTGTRIICCPQSVDLRECTRTGVEVFAQTAEGFEAGAHTGSLIPFAIKDAGATGIMLNHAERKIKKEELISIINIARKLSLELIICAANARELKMAANLNPDYIAIEPPELIGTGISVSVAKPQVVIRAIKQVKSIADIPVLCGAGISTAKDVKRAIELGTSGVLLSSAFVMSSRPKNLLLEMALACMPSIASGK, from the coding sequence ATGAAGCCTTTCATAGTACTCAATTTCAAAGCATATAAAGAATCCACAGGAAAAAGGGCGGTCGAACTTTGCAAAGTTGCAAAACTCGTTTCAAAAAAGACAGGTACTAGAATAATCTGCTGCCCTCAGTCAGTCGACTTGAGAGAATGCACCCGAACAGGAGTAGAGGTTTTTGCTCAGACCGCCGAAGGTTTTGAAGCAGGTGCCCATACAGGGTCACTAATACCGTTTGCAATAAAGGACGCAGGTGCAACTGGAATAATGCTAAATCACGCTGAAAGAAAGATAAAAAAAGAAGAGCTTATATCCATAATCAATATTGCTAGGAAGCTATCACTTGAGCTTATTATCTGCGCAGCCAACGCACGCGAGCTAAAAATGGCTGCAAATTTAAACCCGGATTATATAGCTATTGAGCCACCTGAACTAATTGGAACAGGCATTTCAGTTTCAGTAGCAAAACCACAAGTTGTGATTAGAGCAATAAAACAAGTAAAATCAATTGCAGACATACCTGTTTTGTGTGGTGCAGGAATATCAACTGCCAAAGATGTAAAAAGGGCAATAGAATTAGGCACGTCTGGGGTTTTGCTCTCATCAGCATTTGTAATGTCTTCAAGACCAAAAAATCTTCTTTTAGAAATGGCGCTTGCGTGCATGCCCTCTATTGCATCTGGTAAATAA
- a CDS encoding FTR1 family protein, with the protein MLAEFIVLFRESIEAALIIGIMLTFLHKTKNIQHEKHIWVGACSGVLASIIFAIFVSHFLGGFKEIEEVFEGVFMIMASLLVTWFMLWMIKQKDIEKKIQADVKATLLSSSSLALFSLAFVSVFREGVESVLFLAGIYLSTGSLSLVSSILGLASAVMVGIAIFEYSKRVNLHLFFKITTTILALLSAGLLSQGVHELQEAGILPTSIKSVYDFTPPINSDGSYPLFHEKGYIGSILKGLIGYDTNPSLEQFVVYFTYLIIFFFIYMGNKN; encoded by the coding sequence ATGCTTGCAGAATTTATAGTCCTTTTTAGGGAAAGTATAGAAGCAGCCTTGATTATCGGGATAATGCTAACTTTTCTTCACAAAACAAAAAACATACAGCATGAAAAACATATCTGGGTTGGGGCGTGTAGCGGAGTTTTAGCAAGTATCATATTTGCCATATTTGTGAGCCATTTTCTTGGTGGATTTAAAGAGATTGAAGAGGTTTTTGAAGGAGTTTTTATGATTATGGCGTCTCTTCTTGTGACGTGGTTTATGCTATGGATGATAAAACAAAAAGATATTGAAAAAAAGATTCAAGCGGATGTAAAGGCGACTTTGCTATCTTCATCTTCTTTAGCTCTCTTTTCGCTCGCGTTCGTATCCGTTTTTAGAGAGGGAGTAGAATCCGTTTTATTTCTGGCAGGGATATACTTATCAACTGGTTCTCTTTCGCTTGTTTCATCAATATTGGGGCTTGCAAGTGCAGTTATGGTTGGTATAGCTATCTTTGAATACTCAAAAAGAGTCAATCTTCACTTGTTTTTCAAGATAACAACCACTATACTAGCTCTTTTATCAGCAGGCCTTCTTTCTCAAGGAGTGCACGAACTTCAAGAAGCTGGCATCCTCCCAACTTCAATAAAATCAGTTTATGACTTCACCCCACCAATAAACTCAGATGGAAGTTACCCTCTCTTTCATGAAAAGGGATATATTGGAAGTATACTAAAAGGCTTAATAGGGTATGACACTAACCCCTCACTTGAGCAGTTCGTTGTTTATTTCACCTATTTGATTATTTTCTTTTTTATCTATATGGGAAATAAAAATTGA
- the argH gene encoding argininosuccinate lyase yields MKNTKNMLWGGRFSQTPKANLLSYNSKENIVNDYRLIPYDIIGSIAHVKMLRHQNILTKKEAASIIKALEKLLKKYKKGQFSLNPSLEDVHMNIEVEVSKMTPHGKKMHTARSRNDQVILDMRLYMRDELISIALMILNLCTSLDLLKKINLPFISYTHTRVAQPITLAFWADSYKRAILRDLERIFNLHSRINQNPLGACAVAGTTWNINREYTAKLLGFQGVQDNAHDVSTNRGELESEFVYILSSIMIKLSRISEEFLFLSEKGIIEIPDAYCTGSSIMPQKKNADFLEIMRARASRTIGNLLSILTILKGLPSGFNSDTQEIKPLLFSSIDMTKESISLMSEVLPQIKINKEEVIYELEKGYACSTELADLLCKKGIPFREAHELTGKIVKECIQKEIYLSSLTSKELELKSGIKISDEELKIATNPDKSADARFDMAHIDLSAYKRAVFRLRKKSQLRI; encoded by the coding sequence ATGAAAAACACAAAGAATATGCTATGGGGAGGCAGGTTTTCGCAAACACCTAAAGCAAATTTGCTATCTTACAACAGCAAAGAGAACATTGTAAACGACTATCGCCTTATACCTTATGATATAATTGGTTCGATTGCCCATGTCAAGATGCTCAGGCACCAGAACATACTAACCAAAAAGGAAGCAGCATCGATTATCAAGGCACTTGAAAAGCTATTAAAAAAATACAAAAAAGGTCAGTTTTCCCTTAATCCTTCGTTGGAAGATGTTCATATGAATATAGAAGTTGAAGTTTCGAAAATGACCCCTCACGGAAAGAAGATGCACACAGCACGCTCAAGAAACGATCAAGTTATTCTAGATATGCGCCTTTACATGCGTGATGAGCTTATAAGTATTGCATTAATGATTCTAAATCTTTGCACTTCACTTGACCTATTGAAAAAAATAAATCTCCCATTCATTTCCTACACTCACACACGCGTTGCTCAACCAATAACCCTTGCCTTTTGGGCAGATAGCTATAAGAGGGCCATTTTGAGGGATTTGGAACGGATTTTTAATCTCCACTCACGCATAAATCAAAATCCTCTTGGTGCATGCGCAGTTGCCGGTACAACTTGGAATATAAATAGAGAGTACACTGCTAAGTTACTTGGCTTTCAAGGCGTGCAAGATAATGCTCATGACGTTTCAACAAACAGAGGGGAACTAGAAAGTGAATTCGTCTATATCCTCTCCTCAATTATGATTAAGCTCTCACGCATATCAGAAGAATTCCTATTTTTATCCGAAAAAGGGATTATAGAAATACCAGATGCTTATTGTACTGGCTCATCTATTATGCCTCAAAAAAAGAACGCTGACTTTCTGGAAATTATGCGTGCTAGAGCTTCTCGCACGATAGGAAATTTGCTGTCAATCCTTACTATACTAAAAGGACTTCCTTCAGGGTTCAACTCAGATACGCAAGAGATCAAACCACTACTTTTCTCCTCAATTGATATGACCAAAGAATCTATCTCTCTAATGTCAGAGGTATTACCTCAAATCAAGATTAACAAAGAAGAAGTAATATACGAGCTTGAAAAAGGATACGCTTGTTCCACCGAACTTGCGGACCTTCTTTGCAAAAAAGGAATTCCATTTAGAGAAGCACATGAGCTTACTGGAAAAATAGTAAAAGAATGCATACAAAAAGAAATTTATCTCTCCTCGCTTACATCAAAAGAACTTGAGCTTAAATCCGGAATAAAAATCTCAGATGAAGAGCTAAAAATAGCAACAAATCCTGACAAATCAGCTGATGCCAGATTTGATATGGCACATATTGACTTGTCGGCTTACAAAAGGGCGGTTTTCAGATTAAGAAAAAAATCACAGTTGCGAATTTAG
- a CDS encoding RimK family alpha-L-glutamate ligase: MEIGVVYSFVGFETKEIFHSAQKSGVMLRRIKDEEAVLDIQKNGDAFPDLSFMRSVSTSRSIYISKYLECSGKRSINKSNTFEVCGDKALTSMMLAKEGIETPKTVICFSPEVAKKSADIISYPYVVKPVVGSWGRLVHKVNDPEAATAIFEYKELMQNPMHRIYYMQEYIEKEGKDIRVIVCGTEVIGAISRISNNGDFRTNHHLGGMVEEYRIEGEIEEVCAKIGEVFGGEEILGIDLAKSTDGLKVLEVNHTPEFTGFCKATGTNVADKMIEHIKRIIKS; encoded by the coding sequence ATGGAGATTGGAGTTGTTTACTCTTTTGTTGGTTTTGAGACGAAGGAGATTTTTCATTCCGCCCAAAAAAGTGGAGTTATGCTTAGAAGGATAAAGGATGAGGAAGCCGTCCTTGACATACAAAAAAACGGGGATGCGTTTCCGGACCTAAGCTTTATGCGTTCTGTGTCAACTTCAAGAAGTATTTACATATCAAAGTATCTGGAATGCAGCGGAAAGAGAAGCATAAATAAAAGCAATACGTTTGAGGTGTGTGGGGATAAAGCATTAACTTCAATGATGCTTGCCAAGGAAGGTATAGAGACCCCAAAAACGGTTATCTGCTTCAGCCCAGAGGTTGCAAAAAAAAGCGCTGATATTATTAGTTATCCTTACGTCGTTAAGCCTGTCGTTGGAAGTTGGGGCAGGTTAGTACATAAGGTTAACGACCCCGAAGCTGCAACTGCTATTTTTGAATACAAGGAGCTTATGCAGAATCCGATGCACAGGATTTATTATATGCAGGAGTATATAGAAAAAGAGGGCAAAGACATTCGCGTGATAGTTTGCGGAACAGAAGTAATTGGGGCAATTTCTCGAATTTCAAACAATGGCGATTTCAGAACAAACCATCATTTGGGCGGTATGGTGGAGGAGTATAGAATTGAAGGGGAGATTGAGGAGGTATGTGCAAAGATTGGCGAAGTTTTTGGTGGTGAGGAGATATTGGGTATAGATTTGGCTAAATCAACGGATGGCTTAAAGGTACTTGAAGTAAACCACACTCCGGAGTTTACAGGATTTTGTAAAGCTACCGGAACAAATGTAGCGGATAAGATGATTGAACATATAAAAAGAATAATAAAATCATAG
- the carA gene encoding glutamine-hydrolyzing carbamoyl-phosphate synthase small subunit, with protein sequence MNSKNLNAALVLSDGSYFFGSGFGAEGESCGELVFNTSMMGYQEALSDPSYAGQILLMCYPLIGNYGVNETYFESKKIHVRGFCVFEASERYEHYTAKKSISEFLEEFGIPGIQGIDTRHIVKKIRDGGVMPAALGVYSGKPDLDKLLSLARSVDYSKTDFVKEVTTKEPYVIEPSSKSFDRRPPTVVLIDCGVKAGIIRQLKERDVRVVVVPAFSSEREIRSFEPDGIVVSNGPGDPALLKDITKVMRKLFDLPIFGICLGHQLLGQAAGARTYKLKFGHRGANHPVLDKKTKKVAITSQNHGYAVDANEVSDEFEETHINLNDGTNEGLMHKSLPIFSVQYHPEASPGPQDSKHLFDVFVKYLKEE encoded by the coding sequence GTGAACTCGAAAAATTTGAACGCTGCTCTTGTGCTTTCTGACGGCTCTTATTTTTTTGGAAGTGGATTTGGAGCAGAAGGTGAAAGTTGTGGCGAGCTTGTCTTTAATACTTCGATGATGGGTTATCAAGAGGCATTGAGCGACCCGTCGTATGCAGGCCAGATACTCCTTATGTGTTATCCGCTTATAGGAAACTACGGTGTGAACGAGACGTATTTTGAAAGCAAAAAGATTCATGTAAGAGGTTTTTGTGTCTTTGAAGCGTCTGAAAGGTATGAGCATTACACCGCAAAAAAAAGCATCTCAGAATTCTTGGAAGAATTTGGAATTCCAGGAATTCAAGGGATAGATACGAGACATATTGTAAAGAAGATAAGAGATGGAGGGGTGATGCCTGCTGCGCTTGGAGTCTATAGCGGAAAGCCGGATTTGGATAAACTTCTTTCTTTAGCAAGGAGTGTGGATTATTCAAAGACAGATTTTGTAAAGGAAGTAACTACAAAGGAACCTTATGTGATTGAACCGTCTTCAAAATCGTTTGATAGACGGCCTCCAACTGTTGTTTTAATAGATTGCGGAGTAAAGGCGGGAATTATAAGGCAGCTTAAAGAACGAGATGTGCGTGTGGTAGTTGTACCCGCGTTTTCAAGCGAAAGAGAAATCCGGAGTTTTGAACCAGATGGCATAGTGGTGTCAAATGGACCGGGCGATCCTGCGCTTTTAAAGGACATAACGAAGGTTATGCGCAAACTCTTTGATTTGCCGATATTTGGGATATGTCTTGGACATCAGCTTTTGGGACAAGCTGCTGGAGCACGAACATATAAATTAAAATTCGGGCACCGGGGTGCAAATCATCCAGTACTAGACAAGAAAACTAAAAAAGTTGCAATCACAAGTCAAAATCACGGATATGCTGTAGACGCAAATGAAGTTAGTGATGAATTTGAAGAAACACACATAAATTTAAATGATGGGACAAACGAAGGATTAATGCACAAATCACTTCCCATATTTTCTGTGCAGTATCATCCGGAAGCGTCCCCTGGACCGCAAGACTCTAAACATCTGTTTGATGTGTTTGTAAAATATTTAAAAGAGGAGTAG